A single Mangifera indica cultivar Alphonso unplaced genomic scaffold, CATAS_Mindica_2.1 Un_0031, whole genome shotgun sequence DNA region contains:
- the LOC123206289 gene encoding cell division cycle protein 123 homolog: MKEEEVNRCQIQEWYPKFKSVSIKTLIHELPESFVEYLLDDSGPFVLPASVSNDDALPNRVHNLYEEEDYQVSEGSGDEAEPSSPPSFPELELKIKESIESLGGAVFPKLNWSAPKDSSWISTSGTLRCTSFSEIALLLRSSDSLVHDLCHAYDSCSDRTLSRPPRFFLALRKWYPSLRPELEFRCFVRGRCLVGISQREVTTFYPALCEKKDSLKELVQEFFDNIVRQKFESENYTFDVYVTKDERVKVLDFNPWGAFTLPLLFTWEELEQNLREEGDAVDLRIVESQCGVRPGLKTAVPYDYLDTSEGSGWDQFLRNADEELHRQTRSPEAGA, translated from the coding sequence ATGAAGGAAGAAGAAGTTAACCGGTGCCAGATTCAAGAATGGTACCCAAAGTTTAAATCTGTGTCCATCAAAACCCTGATTCATGAACTTCCAGAGTCTTTTGTTGAGTATCTTCTTGATGACTCTGGGCCTTTCGTGCTCCCTGCTTCTGTCTCAAACGATGATGCCCTTCCCAATAGAGTCCATAATCTTTATGAGGAAGAAGACTATCAGGTATCAGAAGGATCTGGGGATGAAGCTGAACCGTCATCTCCTCCTTCATTTCCCGAACTAGAACTAAAGATTAAAGAATCTATTGAATCCCTTGGAGGTGCAGTTTTCCCTAAGTTGAACTGGAGTGCACCAAAAGACTCCTCATGGATTAGTACATCTGGAACACTTCGATGCACTTCATTTAGTGAGATCGCACTCTTGCTAAGGTCATCTGACTCATTGGTACATGATCTGTGCCATGCATATGATTCATGCAGTGATAGAACCTTATCAAGACCCCCAAGGTTCTTCCTTGCCCTTCGCAAGTGGTATCCATCTTTACGACCAGAGCTGGAATTTCGTTGTTTTGTACGGGGTCGATGCCTAGTTGGAATTTCTCAGCGTGAAGTCACAACATTTTATCCAGCCCTCTGTGAGAAGAAAGACAGTCTAAAAGAATTGGTTCAAGAGTTTTTTGACAACATTGTGAGACAGAaatttgaatctgaaaattACACATTTGATGTTTATGTCACAAAAGATGAGCGGGTTAAGGTTTTGGATTTTAATCCTTGGGGTGCATTTACCCTGCCACTACTATTTACCTGGGAGGAATTGGAGCAGAATCTTAGAGAAGAAGGCGATGCTGTGGACTTGAGAATTGTGGAGAGCCAATGTGGTGTTCGGCCAGGTTTAAAGACAGCTGTGCCATATGACTACCTGGATACCAGTGAGGGGAGTGGTTGGGATCAATTTCTTAGGAATGCTGATGAGGAGCTGCATCGGCAAACCAGATCACCTGAAGCAGGTGCTTGa
- the LOC123206294 gene encoding tyrosine decarboxylase-like translates to MGGFQKVVELENEIVSVTNPLDSDELRRQGHMIVDFIADYYNNIEKYPVRSQVEPGYLSKRLPQSAPNNPEPIEKILQDVQKHIVPGITHWQSPNFFAYFPSNASIAAILGEMLITAFNVAGFSWISSPAATELESIVMDWLGEMLKLPKPFLFSGNGGGVLQGTTCEAILSTLTAGRDQVLRKIGRENITKLVVYGSDQTHSAFQKAAQIAGINPKNFRAIKTIKSSLFGLTPESLLSTVKSDVEAGLIPFFLCATVGTTSTTAIDPLGPLCKIAKKYSIWVHVDAAYAGSACICPEFRHFLDGIEDVDSFSMNAHKWFFTTLDCCCLWVKDPSALIKSLSTYPEYLRNKASDSKQVVDYKDWQITLSRRFRSLKLWLVVRSYGVTNLRMFLRRHVKMAKTFEELVASDKRFEIVVPRNFSMVCFRAVPWVLSLGKNKYRNLSVPEEEQANELNRELLESVNASGKVHMTHTMVAGIYMIRFAVGGTLTEERHVRGAWKLVQQQLEAILCISV, encoded by the coding sequence ATGGGTGGCTTTCAAAAAGTCGTTGAACTTGAAAATGAGATAGTCTCAGTCACTAACCCCTTGGACTCCGACGAACTCAGGAGGCAAGGCCACATGATTGTAGACTTCATTGCTGATTATTACAACAACATTGAGAAATATCCGGTTCGAAGCCAAGTTGAACCGGGTTATCTTAGCAAACGTTTGCCACAATCTGCACCGAATAATCCTGAACCTATCGAAAAAATCCTCCAGGATGTCCAGAAACATATTGTCCCCGGAATAACACATTGGCAAAGTCCTAATTTCTTTGCATATTTCCCTTCAAACGCTAGCATTGCTGCGATTCTAGGAGAAATGCTTATCACGGCCTTTAATGTTGCAGGATTCAGCTGGATATCATCACCCGCTGCAACTGAGCTGGAGAGTATTGTTATGGATTGGCTTGGAGAAATGCTGAAGCTTCCAAAGCCTTTCCTTTTCTCTGGTAATGGAGGAGGTGTTTTACAAGGAACTACTTGTGAGGCAATTCTGAGCACTTTAACTGCTGGAAGAGATCAAGTTCTAAGAAAGATTGGAAGAGAAAACATAACGAAGCTTGTTGTTTATGGGTCTGATCAAACTCATAGTGCATTTCAAAAAGCTGCTCAAATAGCTGGAATCAATCCCAAGAATTTCCGGGCTATTAAGACGATCAAATCATCATTATTTGGCCTAACCCCGGAGTCACTACTGTCAACTGTTAAGTCAGATGTAGAAGCTGGGCTAATTCCATTTTTCCTTTGTGCCACAGTCGGGACGACATCAACAACAGCAATTGATCCCTTAGGACCCCTCTGCAAAATCGCAAAAAAATATAGCATATGGGTGCATGTTGATGCTGCATATGCTGGAAGTGCCTGTATATGCCCCGAGTTTCGCCATTTCCTCGATGGTATTGAGGATGTAGACTCGTTTAGTATGAATGCACATAAATGGTTCTTCACCACTCTAGATTGTTGCTGTCTATGGGTGAAGGATCCCAGTGCTCTTATAAAGTCGCTTTCAACATATCCTGAGTACTTGAGGAACAAGGCTAGTGACTCGAAGCAAGTAGTTGACTATAAAGATTGGCAAATTACCCTAAGCCGAAGATTTCGTTCCTTGAAACTATGGCTAGTGGTACGAAGCTATGGAGTTACCAACCTGAGGATGTTCCTACGCAGGCACGTGAAGATGGCCAAGACATTTGAAGAGCTTGTTGCTAGTGATAAGAGGTTCGAGATTGTTGTTCCAAGAAATTTCAGTATGGTTTGTTTTAGAGCAGTGCCATGGGTATTAAGCTTAGGTAAAAATAAGTATAGAAATCTGTCAGTCCCAGAGGAGGAGCAAGCGAATGAACTTAACAGAGAGTTGTTGGAGTCGGTAAATGCATCCGGGAAAGTGCACATGACGCATACCATGGTGGCTGGAATTTATATGATAAGATTTGCGGTAGGTGGGACTTTAACAGAGGAGAGACATGTCAGGGGAGCTTGGAAGCTGGTGCAACAACAACTGGAAGCAATACTATGCATATcagtttga